A single window of Uloborus diversus isolate 005 chromosome 5, Udiv.v.3.1, whole genome shotgun sequence DNA harbors:
- the LOC129223262 gene encoding aquaporin AQPAe.a-like: MNQLYQCHKYIVLSSTIPQLLAMSSVQDYLPLLGTDEVQLKSPLWRSLVAEFIGTAFLVLVGCGSTTAGWNKGYSPSMEQISLCFGLIVATMVQAICHMSGGHINPAVTFGLMVSRRCPMIRSFFYIIVQCLGATVGAGLLKLVTPKVLNAGLGVTSVDSRMTVGQAVALEMLITFVLVFTVMAVTDSSRLDVKGSAPLAIGFSITACHLWALQLVVDLR; the protein is encoded by the exons ATGAACCAACTTTACCAGTGCCACAAATATATAG TCTTAAGTTCCACCATACCACAACTCTTGGCCATGTCAAGTGTTCAGGATTATCTCCCACTATTAGGAACCGATGAAGTTCAATTGAAAAGCCCTCTGTGGAGAAGCTTAGTTGCAGAATTTATTGGCACCGCTTTCCTGGTATTGGTCGGATGTGGTTCCACTACTGCTGGATGGAATAAGGGCTACAGTCCATCAATGGAACAAATATCCCTATGCTTCGGCCTCATCGTCGCTACAATGGTGCAAGCCATATGCCATATGAGCGGTGGACATATCAATCCTGCCGTTACCTTTGGTCTCATGGTATCAAGAAGATGCCCCATGATACGCAGTTTCTTCTATATCATAGTTCAATGTCTGGGAGCTACTGTTGGGGCTGGCCTTTTGAAACTGGTGACTCCAAAGGTCCTCAACGCAGGATTGGGAGTGACTTCAGTTGATTCTCGAATGACAGTTGGACAAGCCGTTGCCCTGGAGATGTTGATTACATTTGTGCTGGTGTTCACCGTTATGGCTGTGACAGACTCAAGCAGGCTTGACGTTAAAGGATCAGCACCCCTTGCGATCGGATTTTCCATTACTGCTTGCCACTTATGGGcg